A stretch of the Hippoglossus hippoglossus isolate fHipHip1 chromosome 1, fHipHip1.pri, whole genome shotgun sequence genome encodes the following:
- the LOC117769410 gene encoding uncharacterized protein LOC117769410, which translates to MAARSRITVLLLLFLLSTEHSFAVDQNKLTSLVNELLSKYRFNGMFSLAVSIPQNQNQNQNQDQNQGANRIIQEVLNSDPADDVKNKINMDEVYVGSRMVAAKVLKWKYGADHAESRVVDNWDQLYNSTQFNQEDLLLFYVYASPCVEKCTSYGHTENILSRINNIQRWNNYAVVFSKIFKPRNGRENTDQERIEALERLATFKGERGPIGLENIFRCDRKENKPMQCVSCSSNGQVAHECVSDDPPSASTNICPQPGTGDSSSQGGVRGNMNKRRGDRVRRDISCNTGDSNKGAEDAPSVDGNGSDLRTAEDVSSPQIGFDSGDGNGEVSRGKGKGRSETYDSVTDKFMDFSFEKTHSAYMLFYKRVDLEEENGKDFNFDVSPDLLEWIWHDNMQFLQDKNIFEHTYFGFMWQLCSSIPSTLPDPKAVSLMTAKVRNPTPENISTFDISF; encoded by the exons atggCCGCCCGGAGCCGGATCacggttctgctgctgctcttcctcctgtcgACTGAACACAGTTTTGCTGTGGACCAGAACAAACTGACCTCGCTGGTAAACGAACTCTTGAGCAA GTACCGTTTTAATGGTATGTTCAGTCTGGCCGTGAGTATCCcgcagaaccagaaccagaaccagaaccaggaccagaACCAGGGCGCTAACCGAATCATCCAGGAAGTCCTCAATAGTGACCCTGCTGACGACGTGAAGAACAAGATCAACATGGATGAAGTGTACGTTGGCAGCAGGATGGTTGCAGCCAAAGTTCTGAAGTGGAAATATGGTGCTGATCATGCAGAGTCACGCGTTGTGGACAACTGGGACCAGTTGTACAACAGTACTCAATTCAATcaggaggatttgttgcttttctaTGTTTATGCCTCTCCATGTGTTGAAAAATGTACAAGTTATggacacacagaaaacatcctTAGCAGGATAAACAACATTCAGCGTTGGAATAATTACGCAGTTGTGTTTTCTAAAATATTCAAGCCCAGAAATGGTCGGGAGAACACAGACCAAGAGCGCATTGAAGCCCTTGAGCGACTCGCAACGTTCAAGGGTGAACGAGGTCCAATTGGTCTAGAAAACATCTTCCGctgtgacagaaaagaaaacaaaccgaTGCAGTGCGTCAGCTGCTCAAGTAACGGTCAGGTGGCACACGAATGTGTGTCAGACGATCCGCCCTCTGCTTCCACAAACATTTGTCCTCAGCCAGGTACAGGTGACTCCTCCTCACAGGGGGGTGTTCGGGGTAACATGAATAAACGACGAGGGGACCGAGTAAGAAGGGACATCAGTTGTAATACAGGTGACAGCAACAAGGGAGCTGAGGACGCTCCCTCAGTTGATGGGAACGGAAGTGATTTAAGGACGGCAGAGGACGTATCGTCCCCACAAATCGGCTTTGATTCTGGAGATGGAAATGGAGAAGTGAGCAGAGGCAAAGGAAAA GGCAGGTCTGAAACCTACGACTCAGTCACTGACAAGTTCATGGATTTCTCTTTTGAGAAG ACGCACAGCGCCTACATGCTCTTCTACAAGAGAGTggatctggaggaggagaacggGAAGGACTTCAACTTTGACGTCTCTCCTGATCTGCTCGAG tgGATTTGGCACGACAACATGCAGTTTCTCCAGGACAAGAACATATTTGAACACACCTACTTCGG ttttatgtggcagctctgcagcagcatcccCAGCACTCTGCCAGACCCTAAAGCTGTCTCCCTCATGACGGCCAAGGTGAGAAATCCTACACCAGAAAATATTTCTACCTTCGACATTAGTTTTTGA